A region from the Candidatus Bathyarchaeota archaeon genome encodes:
- a CDS encoding AAA family ATPase produces MRVLGLDTADLSNLENSSREFNLIIYRLRRRLRLFGGLNEGTMARPPALSFKSLLITIGRKSMGKTSGKASNHRDDLEGSIQDPMVDLRGYSPLPVRYELRYMVLRKLRAGEDPLPDIDGREETKRDVILSVLSCSHPYLVSREGTGKTRLAEALAKLLPPAPKVRGCPYNCDPKWPRDWLCPRCREAEDPAEEFGVEFISGRERFSRIQGNEYTNEAKILGVKDIQAIVQGENPSDPKVFIGTGILRGNRGIVCVDELPAIPTKVQVLFHPILQEGKIILEEYNWERPIDIFFIATGNPSGFAHVNRIPEPLLDRLEMIPMDLPEEPVEREIMLKERLRIQNGFFKERRGEEEKRASWIDPKAIGRMAVAPWWIIDVINKTSRYTRQCPNIERGASIRGSIKALDHTISMAEMRDRRVCTLEDAAKGLKLALRGRIRLNPDLVGFEEDPRLTMAKHDMAVEDIMWYAIRDVGVAILTGLGEEFDREALGEELEHLLTMGSSLLECLDEHPKAYEAISWIDQIAYQRRTDGEEGLEALSTGMPERSNRKALEEYRFSALELLADTLITLGVLNPLPPEADIFTPKRMET; encoded by the coding sequence GTGAGGGTTCTTGGGCTAGACACGGCAGACCTTTCCAACCTAGAGAATAGCTCCAGAGAATTTAACCTCATCATATATCGGCTTAGGAGGAGGTTAAGACTGTTTGGAGGATTGAATGAGGGAACTATGGCCCGCCCCCCAGCCCTCTCATTTAAATCTCTCCTCATCACCATAGGAAGGAAGTCGATGGGTAAAACTTCAGGAAAAGCTTCCAATCACAGAGATGATCTAGAGGGGAGTATTCAAGATCCCATGGTTGATCTCAGGGGTTACAGCCCCCTCCCCGTAAGATATGAACTCAGGTACATGGTGCTGAGGAAGCTCAGGGCTGGGGAGGACCCGCTGCCCGATATTGATGGGAGGGAGGAGACAAAGAGGGATGTCATCCTCTCTGTCTTGAGCTGCAGCCATCCCTACCTTGTCTCCAGGGAGGGGACTGGGAAGACCCGTCTCGCGGAGGCCCTGGCTAAGCTCCTCCCCCCCGCTCCTAAGGTGAGGGGGTGCCCCTACAACTGCGACCCAAAGTGGCCCAGGGACTGGCTCTGCCCTAGGTGCAGGGAGGCCGAGGACCCAGCCGAAGAGTTCGGGGTAGAGTTCATATCTGGGAGGGAGAGGTTTAGTAGGATCCAGGGGAACGAGTATACCAATGAGGCGAAGATCCTAGGGGTAAAGGACATCCAGGCAATAGTCCAGGGGGAGAACCCCTCCGACCCCAAGGTCTTCATAGGGACAGGGATCCTCAGGGGGAACAGGGGGATCGTCTGTGTGGATGAGCTCCCCGCCATCCCAACAAAGGTCCAGGTCCTCTTCCACCCCATCCTCCAGGAGGGTAAGATCATCCTGGAGGAGTACAACTGGGAGCGCCCGATAGACATATTCTTCATAGCCACAGGAAACCCATCCGGATTCGCCCACGTGAACAGGATCCCAGAACCCCTCCTGGACAGGCTGGAGATGATACCCATGGACCTGCCCGAAGAGCCCGTGGAGAGGGAGATAATGCTTAAGGAGAGGCTGAGGATTCAAAACGGATTCTTCAAGGAAAGGAGAGGTGAGGAAGAGAAACGGGCCTCATGGATAGATCCAAAGGCTATTGGGAGGATGGCTGTAGCCCCCTGGTGGATAATCGATGTGATAAACAAGACCTCCAGATACACAAGGCAATGCCCGAACATAGAGAGGGGGGCAAGCATAAGGGGAAGCATAAAGGCCCTCGACCACACCATCTCCATGGCGGAGATGAGGGATAGGAGGGTCTGTACCCTAGAGGACGCGGCGAAGGGGTTGAAGCTCGCCCTTAGAGGCAGGATCCGCCTAAACCCAGACCTGGTAGGGTTTGAGGAGGACCCAAGGCTGACCATGGCCAAGCATGACATGGCTGTCGAGGATATAATGTGGTACGCCATCAGGGACGTGGGCGTCGCCATCCTGACGGGCCTGGGAGAGGAGTTCGACAGGGAGGCCCTAGGGGAGGAGCTTGAGCACCTCCTCACAATGGGCTCAAGCCTCCTCGAATGCCTAGACGAACACCCCAAGGCCTATGAGGCGATCTCATGGATTGACCAGATAGCATATCAGAGGAGGACCGATGGAGAGGAAGGACTAGAGGCCCTCTCTACGGGCATGCCTGAGAGGTCAAACAGGAAGGCGTTAGAGGAGTACAGGTTCTCAGCCCTCGAGCTCCTAGCCGACACCCTCATCACCCTCGGGGTTCTCAACCCCCTTCCACCAGAGGCGGACATCTTCACGCCGAAGAGGATGGAGACCTGA